The Tolypothrix sp. PCC 7712 region AATCACCGGAACTATTAATTTAGTTGCTTTTTCAGTTTGAATAGAATTTTGGGCGGGTGCAGCCATTGCTTGTTGAGTGGCATTACTAGCTGCCAAGGTCGCTAAAGTAAAAATTGCTGCAGAAGAAACTCGCATAATATTTAGCTTAGTGTGTGGGGATTAGGGGTTGGGTGTTGGGGGTACAAGGAGGAGAAAGGAGGCAAATAAGGGAAGGCAGACAACAACAATCAGAGGACATCAGCAATGCCCAATGCCCAATGCCCCGTGCCCTCTTGCTAAACAAGACATTTATTAGTGAATTTTTGTTTCATATGAATGATGTATCGCCCTTATCTGTAGCGTCCCCAGCGCCATCTTCTAGTTCTCGTTTGCAGCTACTGGTATTAAGTAATGGACATGGCGAAGATGTAATTGCTATCCGGATTTTGCAAGCACTGCAACAACAATCAAACCCACCAGATATTTTTGCTTTACCTCTGGTGGGTGAAGGACACGCTTATCAACAGTTGAATGTTCCTGTGATTGGTTCGGTAAGGACTTTGCCTTCTGGCGGTTTTATTTATATGGATGGACGACAACTAGCCAAAGATGTCCGTGGTGGTTTAGTGCAATTAACCCTCAGCCAAATTAAAGCTGTGCGTCGTTGGGTGAAATCGCAAAAAAAACAAGGTAATAGAAAAGCAATTTTGGCTGTAGGCGATATTGTCCCACTTTTATTTGCTAAATTTAGCGGTGCTAACTATGCTTTTGTGGGCACGGCGAAATCAGAATATTATGTGCGCGATGAATCTGGTTTATTACCACGTAAAAATAAAGGCGCAAAATGGGAGAATTTTTCTGGTTCGATTTACCATCCTTGGGAACGCTGGTTGATGAGTCGTCGCCATTGTCGGGCGGTGTTCCCTAGAGATTCGCTAACCACAGAAATCTTAAAAAAATGGCCGATTCCCGCTTTTGATTTGGGTAATCCGATGATGGATGGATTGTCACCATCCTTTCCTACGCAAAGATTTTATAGCGGAGATATCCAGCAACAAGAAATCGCCCGCCCTCTGATTGTAACTCTGCTCCCTGGTTCTCGCGCACCAGAAGCATATAATAACTGGGAAACCATTACAGTTGCCGTGTCTGCATTACTTGCCAGTTTCCGGGAGCGCGATTCGGTTTTTCACACTTCTGGCACAATAATATTTTTAGGAGCGATCGCACCTAGTTTAGACTGTAACACTTTAACCAAAACTCTCACCATCCAAGGCTGGCGTTCTCAGCCAGAGTTACCCATCCAACTGAGCGACCCGAATGCATTGACATTTAAGCAAAAAAATGCTTATTTTATTCTGACGCAACAAGCCTATAACGATTGCTTGCATTTAGGAGATTTTGCGATCGCAATGGCAGGTACAGCCACAGAACAATTCGTAGGTTTAGGAAAACCTGCGATCGCCATTTCCGGTCAAGGGCCGCAATATAATCCTGGCTTTGCCGAAGCGCAAAGTCGCCTTCTGGGGCCATCTTTGATTTTAGTAGATCAGCCCAGCAAAGTTGCCAAAGAAGTGCAGTCTTTATTCCAGAATCCCGACAGGTTGCAAATAATTGCCGACAACGGTTTACTGCGGATGGGTCAACCAGGCGCAGCACAACGCATTGCTGAGTGTTTGCAATCAAGGTTGTGAGTACTGAATTACAAGTTACTCTTACTCATTACCCATTACTCATTACTCATTACCCCACCAACCCCGAACGCAAGGCGCGAACAGCAGCCTGTGTGCGATCATCAGCGCAGAGTTTGTTGAGGATGTTGCGAACGTGGGTTTTGACGGTACCAACTGTAATGTAGAGTTTTTCGGCAATTTGACCGTTGCTACAACCTGCAACAATCAATTCCAAAATTTCTAATTCCCGTTGTGTCAGGGGGTAGGTTTCTAAAACTTGTTCGTATTCTGATGCTAAAGCCTCAATTTTCACTGTTTTTGGCTTATCACTGGCTTGGGTATCTGCGGGTAAACCTTGCCGCATTTTCCGTAATACTACGTTAGCGATCGCGGGGTCAATCCATGAGTTACCAGTAAATGTGGCTTGAATGGCTTCAGTTAATCTGCTAATACTAGTTTCTTTCATGTAGTACGAGTCTGCACCGGCAGCAAATGCAGCTAGTACCGCATCCTCTGTATGATCCATTGTCAGGATGAGAATTTTGGTGGCTTGTCCGGTTTCTGCTTGCTGGCGTTTAAATTTACGGGTGAGTTCAATGCCATCCATGTCAGGTAAGCCAATATCTACCACTGCTACATCTGGCTTCGCTGTTTCTAAAAGTTTTAATCCTTGAGTGGCGTTGGCTGCTTCACCAATTACTTTCAGTCCACTCTGAGACTGTAATGCAGCTTTTAGACCCATCCGAGTTAAATCGTGATCCTCAATTAAAATAATGCTAATTTCACTCATTGCGACACTCACGTTCTGTGACTCCATCTGCTTAAATACTAAGTTTTGTAAGCTATTTATCTACTTTTACCAAACCAAAGATAGATGATTATTACACTTGCGTGCATCCACCGATAGAAATAAGAAATTTACGTTTTTTGGACTGGATAGATGTAAATATCTGGCCGCAGATGTATAGATATTTTACAAGAGAAAATGAAATATTTAGATAAACTGCCGCTTGCCCTATTCTTTCGTTTTTAGCTAGAGAGCGATCGCTCATAAAACTTCAGACTATAGTTGTGAGATTAAGATCTGGAAAATAAGCTAACAAAAATGCAAAGATATCAACAAACTAAAGCTGGCATAGAAGAAATTGAGCGACCAATGAGGGCAATATTTAACCAAAGTTTTGAATTTATTGCTCTGTTGGAGCCAGATGGCATTCTGATTGATATTAATCAGACAGCTTTAGATTTTGGCAGACTAACTAGTAATGATGTGCTTGGTTTGCCTTTATGGGAAGCTAGTTGGTGGCAGCTTACTAAGGCCAATCAGGTAAAAATCCGAGAAGCGATCGCCATTGCTGGTAGTGGCGAATTAGTACAAAATCGAGTTGAAATTCTGGGAACAGGTAATACAGTCGCTACTTTAGACTTTACGATTCGCCCAATTAAAAATCAAAGTGGGCGGATTATTTTGTTGATTTTCAAAGGTCGAGATTTAGGCGATCGCAAATTATTAACAGGCGAACACAGCGTTACAGCTAAGACAGAAAAGGCTAACAATCAATTGCCTTTTGATGCTGATATATTTCACAATATCCCCTTCGGTTTACAAATTTGGCATTTAGCCAAACCCAATAATATTAACTCTTTACAATTATTAGCAGCTAATCCGGTTGCCAGTGAGTTGATGGGGATAAATTTATCAGAATATGTCGGTAAATCAATTACAGAATTTTCTCCTGACCAATTGATATTAAATCAGGCAAATATCGAACTTTATGCCAAAGTAGCCCTTTCCGGTCAAGGCGAAGTTAAACAAATTGATTACTGCAATCAAAATACTCCCTATAGTTTTTTCAATGTCAGAGTATTTCCCTTACCAAATCGTTGTGTAGGTGTGGCTTTCGATCATATTGCTCATTGTCAGTTAACAGAACAAGCCTTACAAGAAAGCGAGCAAAGATTCCAAATCATGGCTAATAATGCACCGATAATGATTTGGATGTCGGGATTAGATAAACTGTGCAATTTCTTTAATCAAAACTGGCTGGAATTTACTGGCCGGACAATGGAACAAGAATTAGGTAATGGCTGGTCGCAGGGAGTGCATCCCGAGGATTTGCAATATTGTTTAGCAACTTATATTACAGCCTTTGACAATCGCCAAACATTTAGTATGGAGTTTCGCTTACGAAGGTTTGATGGCGAATATCGCTGGATATTAGATAACGGTACTCCCAGATTTACCACAGATGGTAATTTTGTGGGATATATCGGTTCATGTATTGATATTACCCATCACAAACAAACTGAACAGGCTTTACAACAACGAGCTGAAGAACTTTCACGCTCTAACCAAATTCTGGCGCAAACCACCACAATTTTGCAAAATCGC contains the following coding sequences:
- a CDS encoding lipid-A-disaccharide synthase-related protein → MNDVSPLSVASPAPSSSSRLQLLVLSNGHGEDVIAIRILQALQQQSNPPDIFALPLVGEGHAYQQLNVPVIGSVRTLPSGGFIYMDGRQLAKDVRGGLVQLTLSQIKAVRRWVKSQKKQGNRKAILAVGDIVPLLFAKFSGANYAFVGTAKSEYYVRDESGLLPRKNKGAKWENFSGSIYHPWERWLMSRRHCRAVFPRDSLTTEILKKWPIPAFDLGNPMMDGLSPSFPTQRFYSGDIQQQEIARPLIVTLLPGSRAPEAYNNWETITVAVSALLASFRERDSVFHTSGTIIFLGAIAPSLDCNTLTKTLTIQGWRSQPELPIQLSDPNALTFKQKNAYFILTQQAYNDCLHLGDFAIAMAGTATEQFVGLGKPAIAISGQGPQYNPGFAEAQSRLLGPSLILVDQPSKVAKEVQSLFQNPDRLQIIADNGLLRMGQPGAAQRIAECLQSRL
- a CDS encoding PAS domain S-box protein: MQRYQQTKAGIEEIERPMRAIFNQSFEFIALLEPDGILIDINQTALDFGRLTSNDVLGLPLWEASWWQLTKANQVKIREAIAIAGSGELVQNRVEILGTGNTVATLDFTIRPIKNQSGRIILLIFKGRDLGDRKLLTGEHSVTAKTEKANNQLPFDADIFHNIPFGLQIWHLAKPNNINSLQLLAANPVASELMGINLSEYVGKSITEFSPDQLILNQANIELYAKVALSGQGEVKQIDYCNQNTPYSFFNVRVFPLPNRCVGVAFDHIAHCQLTEQALQESEQRFQIMANNAPIMIWMSGLDKLCNFFNQNWLEFTGRTMEQELGNGWSQGVHPEDLQYCLATYITAFDNRQTFSMEFRLRRFDGEYRWILDNGTPRFTTDGNFVGYIGSCIDITHHKQTEQALQQRAEELSRSNQILAQTTTILQNRNQELDQFAYVASHDLKAPLRAIASLSEWLEEDLKGQLPPENQQQMRLLRGRVRRMESLINGLLEYSRIGRIQTPSSQVNVGVLLKEVIDSLQPPATFHIEIAHKMPTLIAKRLPLQQVFANLIGNAIQHHSRIDGMVNISVQDRGKYYEFTIADDGPGISSEYHDKIFTIFQTLESRDRKENTGIGLAIVKKIVETEGGTISLESAVNQGSIFRFTWPKQPDE
- a CDS encoding response regulator, whose protein sequence is MSEISIILIEDHDLTRMGLKAALQSQSGLKVIGEAANATQGLKLLETAKPDVAVVDIGLPDMDGIELTRKFKRQQAETGQATKILILTMDHTEDAVLAAFAAGADSYYMKETSISRLTEAIQATFTGNSWIDPAIANVVLRKMRQGLPADTQASDKPKTVKIEALASEYEQVLETYPLTQRELEILELIVAGCSNGQIAEKLYITVGTVKTHVRNILNKLCADDRTQAAVRALRSGLVG